The following are from one region of the Verrucomicrobiota bacterium genome:
- a CDS encoding sugar phosphate isomerase/epimerase, producing the protein MSTESLRAPRTRASTSRRRFLAASASLLGASPLVAQQPAPAPRKKRIKLGISTYSYWHFRSAKVSIETVIEKTADLGVEGVDILHRQMDIPEREPLTPAHRAYLQRLKRHAFTNGTSLICLSIHQNFVSPDREKLQREIDHTLKCMDIAHELGVPCIRLNSGRWGTIPSFDALMRARGEEPVLPGHTDDDAFKWCIDCIEKCLPRAAELGVILAVENHWGISRTPEGLLRIVNAIKSPWLGALMDTGNFLEDPYDKLKAIAPKTVFVQAKTYHGGGEWYTLDLDYDRIARILADVNYTGFISLEMEGKEHADTAVPKSIATLRKAFGV; encoded by the coding sequence ATGAGCACCGAGTCCCTTCGCGCACCTCGCACGCGCGCTTCCACGTCACGCCGTCGTTTCCTCGCCGCCTCCGCCTCGCTGCTGGGCGCAAGCCCGCTCGTCGCGCAGCAACCGGCGCCCGCGCCGCGCAAGAAGCGCATCAAACTCGGCATCTCCACCTATTCCTACTGGCACTTCCGCTCGGCCAAAGTCTCCATCGAGACTGTCATCGAGAAGACCGCCGACCTCGGCGTCGAGGGCGTGGACATCCTGCATCGCCAGATGGACATCCCCGAGCGCGAGCCGCTCACGCCCGCGCACCGCGCCTACCTGCAGCGGCTCAAACGCCACGCGTTCACCAACGGCACGAGCCTCATCTGTCTCTCGATCCACCAGAACTTCGTCTCGCCCGACCGCGAGAAACTCCAGCGGGAGATTGATCACACGCTCAAGTGCATGGACATCGCGCACGAACTCGGCGTGCCGTGCATCCGCCTGAACTCCGGCCGGTGGGGAACCATCCCATCCTTCGACGCGCTCATGCGGGCGCGCGGCGAGGAGCCCGTGCTGCCCGGTCACACCGACGACGACGCCTTCAAGTGGTGCATCGATTGCATCGAGAAGTGCCTGCCCCGCGCGGCCGAGCTCGGCGTCATCCTCGCCGTCGAGAACCACTGGGGCATCTCGCGCACGCCTGAGGGACTGCTGCGCATCGTCAATGCGATCAAATCCCCGTGGCTCGGCGCGTTGATGGACACCGGGAACTTCCTCGAGGACCCCTACGACAAGCTCAAGGCCATCGCGCCCAAGACCGTGTTCGTGCAGGCCAAGACCTATCACGGCGGCGGCGAGTGGTATACGCTCGACCTCGACTACGACCGCATCGCGCGCATCCTCGCCGACGTGAATTACACCGGCTTCATCTCGCTTGAGATGGAAGGCAAGGAACACGCCGACACCGCCGTCCCCAAGAGCATCGCCACGCTGCGGAAGGCGTTTGGAGTTTGA
- a CDS encoding RND transporter translates to MQTEPKPSLPQRLLGRLSDAVYSYPRLFFYPQVVLFLVCVLYTVVKLDFTTNRDDLVGADKRYHRNFLTFKREFPPQDDLVVLVESNDPARNRRFVERLGARLEAETNLFTDVFFKGDLRMMGSKALLFVKEEDLRELHGQLKEFRPFLETFTQATNLASLFQLVNAQFRTAKREESAENKSLVKALPALERLVSEASDCLARPGTPGSPGIASFFGGGEEAEQEQYITYANGRIYLVTAHARTADLNADAVERLGELVRRTSVEVPGLNVGITGEPVLEVDEMKQSQEDTMVASIVSLVIVALIFIYGYQQTGRPLKATLCLVVGLGYTMGYTTLVVGHLNILTITFAPMLIGLAVDFGVHLVTRYEEELRHGRTEREALHKAMVHTGLGIFTGCLTTAGAFFAMAITNFRGIQEMGVIAGGGLLICLVPMLTLLPVLLLRGRQNVIDHAAPPAEAKRARIERAWLERPGLVLVVTVVLCGLSWSRFGRVPFDYNLLHMQADGLPAVVYEKKLLHSASNSLLYSAVIATNLQQAVALEAKLTNLTTVGMVRSMGQFLAENPAPKLQLIRDLKAELATMRFPRLDTNPVNVPELSQILYSLQGYLGLAEEEVRKENDLVLEQNLRKLRDAIQVLRTQILNAHRGSAPEKLAAFQQALLEDLHETLETMRGQDATAGLRVEDLPEPLRNRFIGRSGHLLLQVYPCVDVWQREGQRAFVDELRRTLDPEDSGHPIITGTPVQLLEYTTLLKRSYEEAALYALAAIALIVFAHFRSVGCVLLALLPVAIGAIWMVGFMGWVGIPFNPANIMTLPLVIGIGVSNGIHILNRFAEEQNPGILAKSTGKAVLVSGLTTVAGFGSLILAKHQGISSLGCIMAVGTTTCMVAALTFLPALLNLLVRRGWKIKGPSGDNALPPLGREEPR, encoded by the coding sequence GTGCAAACCGAGCCCAAGCCATCCCTGCCGCAGCGCCTGCTCGGGCGGTTGTCGGACGCGGTGTATTCGTATCCGCGGCTCTTCTTCTATCCGCAGGTGGTGCTGTTCCTCGTGTGCGTGCTCTACACGGTGGTGAAGCTGGACTTCACGACGAACCGCGACGACCTCGTCGGGGCGGACAAGCGGTATCACCGGAATTTCCTCACGTTCAAGAGGGAGTTTCCGCCGCAAGACGACCTTGTGGTGCTGGTCGAGAGCAACGACCCGGCGCGCAACCGGCGGTTTGTCGAGCGTCTCGGCGCGCGCCTCGAGGCCGAGACGAACCTCTTCACCGACGTATTCTTCAAGGGCGACTTGCGGATGATGGGCTCGAAGGCGCTGCTCTTCGTGAAGGAGGAGGACCTGCGCGAACTGCACGGACAGTTGAAGGAGTTCCGCCCGTTCCTCGAAACGTTCACGCAAGCCACGAATCTCGCGTCGCTGTTTCAGTTGGTGAACGCGCAGTTCCGAACCGCGAAGCGCGAGGAAAGCGCCGAGAACAAGTCGCTCGTGAAGGCGCTGCCGGCGCTGGAGCGGCTGGTGTCCGAGGCGAGTGATTGCCTCGCGCGGCCGGGCACGCCGGGGTCGCCCGGCATCGCGTCGTTTTTCGGAGGCGGCGAGGAAGCCGAGCAGGAGCAATACATCACCTACGCGAACGGGCGCATTTACCTCGTCACGGCGCACGCGCGGACCGCGGACTTGAACGCGGACGCGGTGGAGCGATTGGGAGAGCTGGTCCGCCGCACGTCCGTGGAGGTGCCGGGCTTGAACGTGGGAATCACCGGCGAGCCCGTGCTCGAAGTGGACGAGATGAAGCAATCGCAAGAGGACACGATGGTCGCGTCGATAGTGTCGCTCGTGATCGTCGCACTGATCTTCATCTACGGATACCAGCAGACCGGACGGCCGTTGAAGGCGACGCTTTGCCTCGTGGTGGGGCTTGGCTACACCATGGGTTACACGACGCTCGTGGTCGGGCACCTGAACATCCTCACCATCACATTTGCGCCGATGTTGATCGGGCTGGCGGTGGACTTCGGCGTGCACCTCGTCACGCGGTATGAGGAGGAGTTGCGGCACGGGCGCACGGAGCGCGAGGCGTTGCACAAGGCGATGGTCCATACGGGCCTTGGGATTTTCACGGGCTGTTTAACGACGGCCGGAGCGTTCTTCGCCATGGCGATCACGAATTTCCGAGGCATCCAGGAAATGGGAGTGATCGCCGGCGGCGGCCTGCTCATCTGCCTCGTGCCGATGCTCACGCTGCTGCCGGTGCTGCTGTTGCGCGGCCGGCAAAACGTGATCGACCACGCGGCGCCGCCGGCCGAGGCCAAACGGGCGCGCATCGAGCGCGCGTGGCTTGAGCGGCCGGGTCTGGTGCTTGTGGTGACCGTGGTCTTGTGCGGCTTGTCCTGGTCGCGCTTCGGCCGGGTGCCGTTCGATTACAACCTGCTTCACATGCAGGCCGACGGCCTGCCCGCGGTGGTGTATGAGAAGAAGCTTCTGCACTCGGCCTCGAACTCGCTGCTCTACAGCGCCGTGATTGCGACGAATCTCCAGCAGGCCGTGGCGCTGGAGGCGAAGCTCACCAACCTGACCACGGTCGGAATGGTCCGCTCAATGGGGCAGTTCCTCGCGGAGAATCCCGCGCCCAAGCTGCAGCTCATCCGTGACTTGAAAGCGGAACTCGCGACGATGCGCTTCCCGCGGTTGGACACCAACCCGGTGAATGTCCCCGAATTGAGCCAGATTCTCTACTCGCTGCAGGGCTACCTCGGGCTTGCGGAAGAGGAAGTTCGCAAGGAGAACGATCTTGTTCTCGAGCAGAACCTGCGGAAGCTGCGGGACGCGATCCAGGTGCTGCGCACGCAAATCCTGAACGCCCACCGGGGCAGCGCGCCGGAAAAGCTCGCGGCATTTCAACAGGCGTTGCTGGAGGATTTGCACGAAACGCTGGAGACGATGCGGGGACAGGACGCCACTGCCGGTCTTCGGGTCGAAGACTTGCCCGAGCCGCTTCGGAACCGGTTCATCGGCCGATCGGGTCATTTGCTTCTGCAAGTCTATCCCTGCGTGGATGTCTGGCAACGCGAAGGCCAGCGAGCTTTCGTGGACGAGCTCCGTCGCACGCTGGATCCCGAGGACTCCGGGCATCCCATCATCACCGGAACTCCCGTGCAGTTGCTCGAATATACCACGCTGTTGAAGCGCAGTTACGAGGAGGCCGCGCTGTATGCACTCGCGGCGATTGCCCTGATTGTCTTTGCCCACTTCCGGAGTGTCGGGTGCGTCCTGCTTGCGCTCCTGCCAGTCGCCATTGGCGCGATTTGGATGGTCGGCTTCATGGGGTGGGTCGGCATCCCGTTCAACCCCGCCAATATCATGACACTGCCGCTCGTCATCGGCATTGGCGTATCGAACGGCATCCACATCCTCAACCGCTTCGCTGAGGAACAAAACCCAGGCATTCTCGCCAAGTCCACCGGCAAGGCCGTCCTCGTCTCCGGGCTCACGACAGTCGCCGGGTTCGGCAGCCTCATACTCGCGAAGCACCAAGGCATCAGCAGCCTCGGCTGCATCATGGCCGTGGGCACGACCACTTGCATGGTCGCTGCATTGACGTTTCTGCCCGCGCTCCTCAACCTTCTCGTGCGGCGGGGTTGGAAAATAAAAGGACCCAGCGGAGATAATGCACTACCCCCGCTGGGTCGGGAGGAACCGAGGTAA
- a CDS encoding ATP-binding cassette domain-containing protein yields the protein MPTPANNQTVRVEVRGLRKSFGDHEVLRGVSFAVERGEIFVLMGPSGSGKSVLLKHIIGLEPPDEGDILIDGRPIRDEGVTDSFRMAMVFQSGALLNSLTVGENVGLYLAEHELKPPAEIERIVAEKLDVVGLKGAAHKMPGELSGGMKKRVAIARALVIEPQLILYDEPTSELDPLISITIGQEILDLRDRTHATSIVVSHDRDLAFGIADRIAIIAEGEIILTGKPEEIRRSTHPLVQRFITADFKPKH from the coding sequence ATGCCCACCCCCGCAAACAACCAGACCGTCCGCGTCGAAGTCCGGGGCTTGCGCAAGAGCTTCGGCGACCATGAAGTGCTGCGCGGCGTGAGCTTCGCCGTCGAGCGCGGCGAGATTTTCGTGCTGATGGGCCCGAGCGGCAGCGGCAAAAGCGTCCTGCTCAAACACATCATCGGCCTCGAACCGCCGGACGAAGGCGACATCCTCATCGACGGCCGGCCCATCCGCGACGAGGGCGTGACGGACTCCTTCCGCATGGCCATGGTCTTTCAATCCGGCGCGCTGCTCAACTCGCTCACCGTGGGCGAAAACGTCGGCCTCTATCTCGCCGAGCACGAGCTCAAGCCCCCCGCCGAGATCGAGCGCATCGTCGCCGAGAAGCTCGATGTCGTCGGCCTCAAGGGCGCCGCGCACAAGATGCCCGGCGAGCTTTCCGGAGGCATGAAGAAGCGCGTGGCCATCGCCCGCGCGCTCGTCATCGAACCGCAACTCATCCTCTACGATGAGCCCACGAGCGAGCTCGACCCGCTCATCTCCATCACCATCGGACAGGAAATCCTCGACCTGCGCGACCGCACCCACGCCACGAGCATTGTCGTCTCACACGACCGCGACCTAGCCTTCGGCATCGCCGACCGCATCGCGATCATTGCCGAGGGTGAGATCATCCTCACCGGAAAGCCCGAGGAAATCCGCCGCAGCACGCACCCGCTCGTTCAGCGATTCATCACCGCCGACTTCAAACCCAAGCACTGA
- a CDS encoding YebC/PmpR family DNA-binding transcriptional regulator produces MARHSKWSKVRTFKGAIDAKRGRMFSKLARELMVASKLGGADPALNPRLRMVLMRCRAASMPNENVERAIKKGAGDTAGILFEDLTYEIFAPHGVALLVELTTDNRNRTAAEIRSLVTKAGGKIADAGSVSRLFRKVGELVLARDAAAEDELMAIALEAGAEDFVAGADGFGIVTDPAHFEAVHKAVESRRLKCDAAQVIAKPAITVPVGGPAAEDVAALIEAIEDHDDVQEVWHNADFSE; encoded by the coding sequence ATGGCGCGCCACAGCAAATGGTCGAAGGTGCGGACCTTCAAGGGGGCGATCGACGCGAAGCGCGGGCGGATGTTCTCGAAGCTTGCGCGCGAGTTGATGGTCGCATCGAAACTGGGCGGCGCGGATCCGGCGTTGAATCCCCGGCTGCGGATGGTGTTGATGCGCTGCCGCGCGGCGAGCATGCCGAACGAAAACGTGGAACGCGCGATCAAGAAAGGCGCCGGTGACACGGCTGGAATCTTGTTTGAAGACCTGACCTACGAAATCTTCGCGCCGCATGGCGTGGCCCTGCTCGTGGAGCTCACGACGGACAACCGAAACCGCACCGCGGCCGAAATCCGGAGCCTTGTGACGAAGGCCGGCGGCAAGATCGCCGACGCGGGCTCGGTCTCGCGGCTCTTCCGCAAGGTGGGCGAGCTCGTCCTTGCGCGGGACGCGGCGGCCGAGGACGAGTTGATGGCCATCGCGCTGGAGGCGGGCGCGGAGGATTTCGTGGCGGGCGCGGACGGGTTCGGGATCGTCACGGACCCGGCGCACTTCGAGGCGGTGCACAAGGCTGTCGAGTCGCGAAGGCTCAAGTGCGACGCGGCGCAGGTCATCGCCAAACCGGCGATCACCGTGCCGGTGGGCGGGCCCGCCGCGGAGGACGTGGCCGCGCTCATCGAGGCGATCGAGGATCACGATGACGTGCAGGAAGTGTGGCACAACGCGGACTTTTCGGAGTGA
- a CDS encoding zinc-binding dehydrogenase yields MKAIQLVAHGCPGRLELRDVPDPRPAHDEVVVRVRACGLNRLDLWVEAGELPISIRLPRTPGCEIAGEVAALGADVDQWRLGDRVAVQSNSFCGTCEFCLRGEESNCLNTRLVGVDSDGGFAEKVCVPARSLVALPEAVEFQTSAALTLAGSTAMHMLTDRVEVRPGDWVLVVGASSGVGSAAIQIAKQLGARVLATGSSDSRRELALRLGAESAVDSALADWPAEVRRLTGRRGVDLVIEHVGGDVLARAFQCLARGGAVVTCGATAGRELTLKVWPFFVKQQRLIGSYGRNHADFRATLEWAADGRLKPVIDRVFPLAETSRAYAALRERTVMGKVLIVPE; encoded by the coding sequence ATGAAGGCCATCCAGCTCGTCGCCCACGGATGCCCCGGCCGGCTGGAACTTCGCGACGTGCCGGACCCGCGCCCGGCCCACGACGAGGTCGTCGTGCGGGTGCGCGCGTGCGGGCTGAACCGCCTCGACCTCTGGGTCGAAGCCGGCGAACTGCCCATCTCCATCCGCCTCCCGCGAACACCCGGTTGCGAAATTGCCGGCGAAGTCGCCGCGCTCGGCGCCGATGTGGACCAGTGGAGGCTCGGCGACCGCGTGGCCGTGCAATCCAACTCCTTTTGCGGCACGTGCGAATTCTGCCTGCGCGGCGAGGAGAGCAACTGCCTCAACACGCGGCTCGTCGGAGTGGACTCCGACGGCGGCTTCGCGGAAAAAGTCTGCGTGCCCGCGCGCTCGCTCGTCGCGCTGCCGGAGGCGGTGGAATTCCAGACCAGTGCCGCGCTCACGCTCGCGGGCAGCACCGCGATGCACATGCTCACGGACCGCGTCGAGGTGCGGCCCGGCGACTGGGTGCTCGTGGTGGGCGCGTCGAGCGGCGTCGGCTCCGCGGCGATTCAGATTGCCAAGCAGCTCGGCGCGCGCGTGCTGGCCACCGGCTCCTCGGACTCCCGGCGCGAACTCGCGCTCCGGCTCGGCGCGGAGTCCGCCGTGGATTCCGCGCTCGCCGACTGGCCCGCTGAAGTCCGGCGGCTCACCGGCAGGCGCGGCGTGGACCTCGTCATCGAGCACGTCGGCGGCGACGTGCTCGCGCGCGCGTTTCAGTGCCTCGCCCGCGGCGGCGCCGTTGTGACGTGCGGCGCGACGGCCGGCCGCGAGCTGACGCTGAAGGTGTGGCCGTTTTTTGTGAAACAGCAGCGGCTCATCGGCAGCTACGGCCGCAACCACGCGGACTTCCGCGCCACGCTCGAGTGGGCCGCCGACGGCCGCCTCAAGCCGGTGATTGATCGCGTGTTCCCGCTTGCCGAGACCAGCCGGGCCTACGCCGCGCTTCGCGAACGCACCGTGATGGGCAAAGTGCTCATCGTGCCGGAGTAA
- a CDS encoding ABC transporter permease, translating into MFRDIGQLVVLFWKTLGALSFAWRHRRKVMEQLHEIGNASLLMACILAFFIGGVLALEMGPVMVERGLSNYIGGIVGLSLCRELIPVMMAVLIAGRIGSAMAAEIGSMAVYQEIDALRTMNINPIHYLVLPRFLAICVALPALTVLADLVGWFGGAIVCATNHQIVLSQQSYFANLRETVGFDDLMHGLIKSFAFAVTIVTVSCHQGLHTIGGPRGIGRSVTKAVVNSIILILILDYFVTSLLLQLE; encoded by the coding sequence ATGTTCCGCGACATCGGCCAACTTGTCGTCCTGTTCTGGAAAACGCTCGGCGCGCTGTCGTTCGCGTGGCGGCATCGGCGCAAGGTCATGGAACAACTCCACGAAATCGGCAACGCCAGCCTGCTCATGGCGTGCATTCTCGCGTTCTTCATCGGCGGCGTGCTTGCGCTCGAAATGGGCCCCGTGATGGTCGAGCGTGGGTTGTCGAACTACATCGGCGGCATCGTCGGACTCAGCCTCTGCCGCGAGCTCATCCCGGTGATGATGGCCGTGCTCATCGCCGGGCGCATCGGCTCGGCGATGGCCGCGGAAATCGGCTCCATGGCCGTGTATCAGGAGATCGATGCGCTGCGCACGATGAACATCAACCCGATCCACTACCTCGTTCTGCCGAGGTTCCTCGCGATCTGCGTCGCGTTGCCCGCACTCACCGTGCTCGCGGACCTCGTGGGATGGTTCGGCGGCGCGATCGTCTGCGCGACCAACCACCAGATCGTGCTGAGCCAGCAGTCCTACTTCGCAAACCTCCGGGAAACGGTCGGCTTCGATGACCTGATGCACGGCCTCATCAAGAGCTTCGCCTTCGCCGTGACCATCGTCACCGTCTCGTGCCATCAAGGCCTGCACACCATCGGCGGCCCGCGCGGCATCGGCCGGTCCGTCACCAAGGCCGTCGTCAACTCCATCATCCTCATCCTCATCCTCGACTACTTCGTCACCAGCCTGCTGCTGCAACTGGAGTAA
- a CDS encoding alpha/beta hydrolase, producing MLRKFEHSQVYHPTREMEFEPSSVGRAWEEVWLTTADGLRLHAWFFKADESSPRKAFAVLFCHGNGGNISSRPGYYKALCETGVNLLTFDYRGYGRSEGRVDEAGTYTDALTALAWLQTRGFPPSHVVAWGESLGGGVASEVASRVALGGLALQSSFTSIADLGEEIFPWLPVRWINRIKYDTRERLPRIGCPVLVMHSRADDVISPRHGERNFAAAREPKLFWEIAGTHVGALDADRPKFVAGAEAFMKMVDAGVRQPGAGARHG from the coding sequence ATGTTGCGCAAGTTCGAGCACAGCCAGGTGTATCACCCGACGCGGGAGATGGAGTTTGAGCCGTCGTCCGTCGGCCGCGCGTGGGAGGAAGTGTGGCTCACGACTGCGGATGGCCTGCGGCTGCACGCCTGGTTCTTCAAGGCGGACGAATCCTCGCCGCGCAAGGCGTTCGCCGTGCTGTTTTGCCACGGCAACGGCGGGAACATCAGCTCGCGCCCCGGCTACTACAAGGCCCTCTGCGAAACGGGTGTGAACCTGCTGACGTTCGATTATCGCGGCTACGGGCGCAGCGAGGGCCGCGTGGACGAGGCGGGCACCTACACCGACGCATTGACCGCGCTGGCGTGGCTGCAAACGCGGGGATTCCCGCCGTCGCACGTGGTCGCCTGGGGCGAATCGCTCGGCGGCGGCGTGGCGAGCGAGGTGGCGTCGCGCGTGGCGCTCGGCGGGCTGGCGCTGCAAAGTTCCTTCACGAGCATCGCCGACCTCGGCGAGGAGATTTTCCCGTGGCTGCCGGTGCGGTGGATCAACCGCATCAAGTATGACACGCGCGAGCGGCTGCCGCGCATCGGATGTCCCGTCCTCGTGATGCACAGCCGCGCGGACGACGTGATTTCCCCGCGGCACGGAGAGCGGAACTTCGCGGCGGCGCGCGAGCCGAAGTTGTTTTGGGAAATCGCCGGCACACACGTGGGCGCGCTCGACGCGGACCGGCCCAAGTTCGTCGCAGGAGCCGAGGCGTTCATGAAAATGGTGGACGCGGGCGTGAGGCAGCCCGGCGCCGGGGCCCGGCACGGCTGA
- a CDS encoding ABC transporter permease, with the protein MNNSLSHIRTIAKRELGAYFASPVAYVFIVIFLLLAGFFTFMIGFFFERGEASLRDSFFVWHPWLYLFLVPAVGMRLWSEERRQGTLELLMTMPITPWQAIVGKFIASWAFLGLALALTFPVVLTVRHLGTPDMGVIVGSYFGSFLLAGAYLAVTSFTSALTRNQVISFIMSLVVCFFLLLAGWPPVTNFITKVMSGSTGLVDFVSAFSVMTHFEGFQKGVVDLRDLVFFLSVIGFSLFGTAVVLRGLRA; encoded by the coding sequence ATGAACAACTCGCTGAGCCACATCCGCACCATCGCCAAGCGCGAGCTGGGCGCGTATTTCGCGTCGCCCGTCGCCTACGTCTTCATCGTGATCTTCCTGCTGCTGGCGGGGTTCTTCACGTTCATGATCGGCTTCTTCTTCGAGCGGGGCGAGGCGTCGCTGCGCGACTCGTTCTTTGTCTGGCACCCATGGCTGTATTTGTTCCTCGTGCCCGCGGTGGGCATGCGACTCTGGTCGGAGGAACGCCGGCAAGGCACGCTCGAACTGCTCATGACCATGCCCATCACGCCGTGGCAGGCCATCGTCGGGAAGTTCATCGCGTCGTGGGCGTTTCTCGGCCTCGCGCTGGCGCTGACTTTCCCCGTGGTGCTGACGGTGCGGCACCTCGGCACGCCCGACATGGGCGTGATCGTGGGCAGCTACTTCGGGAGCTTCCTGCTGGCGGGCGCGTATCTCGCGGTGACGAGTTTCACCTCCGCGCTCACGCGCAACCAGGTCATCAGCTTCATCATGTCGCTCGTCGTCTGCTTCTTCCTCCTGCTCGCAGGCTGGCCGCCCGTGACAAATTTCATCACCAAGGTCATGAGCGGCTCGACCGGGCTCGTGGACTTCGTCTCGGCGTTCAGCGTGATGACCCACTTCGAGGGCTTCCAGAAGGGCGTGGTGGACCTGCGCGACCTTGTCTTCTTCCTGTCGGTGATTGGTTTCTCGCTGTTCGGCACGGCCGTGGTGCTGCGCGGGCTGCGGGCGTGA
- a CDS encoding ATP-binding cassette domain-containing protein has translation MIKVKELSKSFGPKLAVNNLSFTVERGEVLGFLGPNGAGKSTTMRMITGYLPPSAGRISVGGHDIVENPVEAKKLIGYLPENAPAYSDMTVHGFLGFAAEIRGLRGAARENAIQRVAEMCFLKNVLHQSVDTLSKGYRHRTCFAQSIIHDPEILIMDEPTDGLDPNQKHEVRLLIRRMGEKKAIIFSTHILEEVEAVCSRAIIIDRGSIVANGTPAELKAKSENAGCVTLRVTGAASGTVTQKLGAIPAAKKISVVKEEHGTVTVRVQAKPNFANGDLSRAVAEAAAGWRIEELHTEEGRLDEVFRSITQSDTVQEKKK, from the coding sequence ATGATCAAAGTCAAAGAGCTGAGCAAGTCATTCGGGCCGAAACTGGCGGTCAACAACCTCTCGTTCACCGTCGAGCGCGGCGAGGTGCTGGGCTTCCTCGGGCCAAACGGAGCCGGAAAGTCCACCACTATGCGGATGATCACCGGCTACCTGCCGCCGTCCGCGGGCCGCATCTCCGTGGGAGGGCACGACATTGTGGAGAATCCCGTCGAGGCCAAGAAACTCATCGGCTACCTTCCCGAGAATGCCCCGGCCTACAGCGACATGACGGTGCACGGCTTTCTCGGGTTCGCCGCGGAGATTCGCGGGTTGCGCGGCGCGGCCAGGGAGAACGCCATCCAGCGCGTGGCGGAGATGTGCTTCCTCAAGAACGTGCTGCATCAAAGCGTGGACACGCTCTCGAAGGGCTACCGCCACCGCACTTGCTTCGCTCAGTCCATCATTCACGACCCGGAAATCCTGATCATGGACGAGCCCACCGACGGCCTCGACCCAAACCAGAAGCACGAGGTGCGGTTGCTTATCCGCCGGATGGGCGAGAAAAAGGCGATCATCTTCTCCACGCACATCCTCGAGGAAGTCGAGGCCGTGTGCTCCCGGGCCATCATCATCGACCGCGGCAGCATCGTCGCGAACGGCACGCCCGCCGAGCTCAAGGCGAAGTCCGAGAACGCGGGCTGCGTGACCTTGCGCGTGACCGGCGCCGCGTCCGGCACCGTGACCCAAAAGCTCGGCGCCATTCCTGCCGCGAAGAAGATTTCCGTGGTGAAAGAGGAGCACGGCACCGTGACCGTGCGGGTGCAAGCGAAACCGAATTTTGCGAACGGCGACCTTTCCCGCGCCGTGGCCGAAGCCGCCGCCGGATGGCGTATCGAGGAACTCCACACCGAGGAAGGCCGTCTCGACGAGGTCTTCCGCAGCATCACCCAGTCCGACACCGTGCAGGAGAAGAAGAAATGA
- a CDS encoding MCE family protein: MKTSLETRLGMFVALTVVAAAIVLELAGGTDLFRPGKRLHALFNTVMELKAGDPVKLSGVQIGKVEKIGIETVQEEQRRVTKVKVTMKIRRDAAVPTDSRATIRFAGLLGQNFIGINVGSATTTFEDGATIDILEQTDLGTLMTKLDEVASGIQNVAKSFSGESIQNILGPFTDFMKANQTKLTATIANMQIISQDITEGKGTVGKLIKDDSLHKAALDTVKTLNDTGAEVQKSLTDVKGMMDDAKKLMANANAAATNVNSLFDEAKLAIKDARSALTNAHTAIADGRTIIADINAGKGNLGLLIKQDALYKDGSASLTNLREILEKINKGYGTAGKFVNDESLFKNARMTLQKLDKATEGLEDQGPLSVLGMVVGRLF, from the coding sequence ATGAAAACCTCCCTCGAAACCCGCCTCGGCATGTTCGTCGCCCTCACCGTCGTCGCCGCCGCCATCGTCCTCGAACTGGCCGGTGGCACGGACCTCTTCCGTCCCGGCAAGCGGCTTCACGCCCTCTTCAACACCGTGATGGAACTCAAGGCCGGCGACCCCGTGAAACTCTCCGGCGTGCAGATCGGCAAGGTCGAGAAGATCGGCATCGAGACCGTGCAGGAGGAGCAGCGCCGCGTCACCAAGGTCAAGGTCACCATGAAGATCAGACGCGACGCCGCGGTGCCCACCGATTCGCGAGCCACCATCCGTTTCGCCGGGTTGCTCGGGCAAAACTTCATCGGCATCAACGTCGGATCCGCCACCACCACGTTCGAGGACGGCGCGACCATCGACATCCTTGAGCAGACCGACCTCGGCACACTCATGACCAAACTCGACGAAGTCGCGAGTGGAATCCAGAACGTCGCCAAGAGCTTCAGCGGCGAGTCCATCCAGAACATCCTCGGCCCCTTCACCGACTTCATGAAGGCCAACCAGACCAAGCTCACCGCCACCATCGCCAACATGCAGATCATCTCGCAGGACATCACCGAGGGCAAGGGCACCGTCGGCAAGCTCATCAAGGACGACTCGCTTCACAAGGCCGCGCTCGACACCGTCAAGACCCTCAACGACACCGGCGCCGAAGTGCAGAAGTCCCTGACGGACGTGAAGGGCATGATGGACGACGCCAAGAAACTCATGGCCAACGCCAACGCCGCCGCGACCAACGTCAACTCCCTGTTCGACGAGGCGAAACTGGCCATCAAGGACGCCCGTTCCGCGCTCACGAACGCCCACACCGCCATCGCCGACGGCCGCACCATCATCGCCGACATCAACGCCGGCAAGGGCAACCTCGGCCTGCTCATCAAGCAGGACGCCCTTTACAAGGACGGTTCCGCCTCGCTCACAAACCTCCGGGAGATCCTCGAGAAGATCAACAAGGGCTACGGCACCGCGGGCAAGTTCGTGAACGACGAGAGCCTCTTCAAGAACGCGCGCATGACGCTCCAGAAACTCGACAAGGCCACCGAGGGCTTGGAGGACCAGGGGCCTTTGAGCGTCCTTGGCATGGTTGTCGGCCGGCTGTTCTAA